The Candidatus Saccharimonadales bacterium nucleotide sequence CGAGCTTTTGGCGTACGCGGCACTGCCCGTGTTGGCCTTGTGGAACGGCAGGAGCAACGGAGGCTCGTAGCCGGCCTGAAGGGCCTGACGGCTCAGCGCGTGCAGCATCGCGATGCTGATGGCGTGAGACGCGGTGGGCAGATACTTGTACGGTGCCGAAACGATGACGATGCGCTCACCGCGGGCCAGCCTGAAGAGCCGGTCACCGATGAGCGCTGCCAGTCCGTTGCCGTACTCGACAGCCGGCGGCACGTATCCGTACTTGAAGTGGCTGTAGGCCACTCGGTCGAACGGACGCCCGTCCTCACACAGAACCGTTCCGTCCACGACGGTGAGCTCCATGAGCGTAGCATCGAAGGTTCGCATTGAAATGTCTCCTATCCCGTCAGTCGAGAATTTCGTCCATTGCGTGGCTGACAGCGCTGTCTCCGAAGAGGCTGTGCCGGTCCAGAACGGTCTGGGCCCACTTGAGGTGGGTAGCACGCTCATCCATCTTGCCTTCGACACCTCGGACAGCGGTGCTGTCCTTCATGATGCCGCGAGCCGACTTCAGATCCTTCTTCGACACTTTGTACATGTCGCGGATGATCCGAATGTGTCGGGGGTGGATGACGGTCTGACCGAACAGCCCGTTCATGATGTTGCGCCTGACCTCGCGCCGCAGCAGCTCATCGTACTCGGGCGCATAGCACTCGAAGACGGGAGCCGTCACGGTGAAGCCAGCCAGGCCACGAAACTCGTTGATGATCTCGAAGATCGTCACACCAACGGGCGTGTCATAGACCGTGAGCGACGTGTCGTCGCGACGGATGCCCAGGTGACCCATGAGGTCGTTGGCACCGATGCGAACACAGTCGATCAGCGAGTGATACCGCTTGTCGCTCAGGACCATCCGCAACGTTGCGCGGAAATTGTTGTCGGTCATGAGCGGCGACTCCAGGATGGGCATGAGACGGAACCGGTCCGTCTTGGCCACCTGGTCGGCGTACTCGGGAAAGCTGGTCGGGTCGGCCTTGGGCAGCACGAAACCGTGCAACTTGTCAACGTCCGGCAGGTCCAGAACCCGGGCCATGACCTCGGGGTTACGGACGCGAACGAACGTTTCAACACCCGAGGTGGAGTCCATACCCTTCAGAACAGTGCGGAGCGTGGCCAGTGCGACGGGAACATCATCCGGGCGGATGGAGTCCTCGGTGCACAGAACAACGCGCCACACGCCAGCAACCCGACCATTGGTCAGATTGACCAACTTGGAAGCTGACGTGGTTGCGGGAGTGTACAGGGTCGGGTGCATTACGGCGTTTCTCTTCATGCCGCCAATCCTTTCGGTCTACAGGTGTGCGTCGCACACCAGGGAGAACTTGCTTCGGTAGCACTGCATGACGTCGTATCCCTCGTCGACGATCGCCTCGTAAAGCGCAGCGATCTGGTTATCGTCGAGTTGCCCGAGCAGCCAGTGGATGTCCTCTTCCGAGGACTCCAGGATGTACTTGACCGCACGTGTAGTGAGCACGAACTGGTCACGCTGACTCATCAGCCCCAACAGGTCACGGAGACCCTTCATGGCGCAGTGATTCAGCTTGCTCTCCAGTTGCGGCTCTCTCTTGGCGGCATCCGGATCCAGACGCACCAGGTTGACGATGGACGTGCTGAGCACGGGAATCCCACCAAGCAACCGGATGATGGATCTTTCGATCGAACCGGTGATCCGAATGTCGTCAATGACCACCACGTGGCGGCCAGCGAAGTCATCCGGATCAACGTAGCGTTTCTTCTGCTTGTTGCGCAGCTCGCGCTGTTCGACAGAAAGCTTGCTGTAGTCGCCCTCCACCAGACGGTGCTGATAGATGTAGGTGTACGTGACCGGCAAGCCGGCAGCACGCATGTGGCGCTGAGCACCGATAGCAAGCATCCTGGCAGCGTTGGGAACCCTCTTGTAGGGAGTCCCCAGGATGACGATCTCCTGATTCCCACAAACCATGGGACCCAAGTGATCGATGATCATCCCTGCCAGAGCCTTACCGTAGTGCTCGGCGATGTCGCGACGACCGTACTTGAACGAACTGTATTCCCAGGGGCGAAACGGCAACGCCGTCGCGCTATTCTCCGCAAGGAATTCACCATCAACAACGGTGAGACCGTACAGCGCCAATGCGTGATGCAAGACACTCTCGGTATTCGTAGGCATGACACCTCCTATGTGTAGGTCGATTTTTGAACGAACAATACCGTCCGCTCTAAATCGGCGTGTTTTACTCACCAAATTCCCAAGTGACTAGTATCTATATAATATTAAAGCAAAAATATCAAATTTGTCAATAGATTTCCCCATCACTTATAGATAGGAACCTTTGAATTGGAATTTAAATTATTACTAAAAACGACAAAAAAATAAAGCCGCGGCGCCTTAGAAAACTACGCGTTCCTAAGGCATCCGCGGCGTACCGCGAGGTACAAAGACCAGATCGGGTTAGAGCATTACTGCCCTACCGCACAACCTGTGCGATGCGCTTCACGGCCAGCGTGACGTCCCCGTGGAACTGAGCGAGATCCGAAGGACCTGCCAGTTTTCCCACAAGTTTCGCCCAGCCGGTGAGGATACTGAATCCGGCGTCCTCACTATTGATGGAGCCAGCAGCGGGCCGAGGATTCACCTCGAGCATCTTCCAGGTGCCCTCAGCATCCAGACGATACTGCATGCTCACGACCCCGTGCAACTTGAGCTCCTCCGCGACTCTGTAAGCATGAGGGATGGTGGGGTGGTCCGACTGAATACGCTGAGTGTGATTGCCCAGCTTGGTTCGGGCCGCGTGCAAGAGCGGAATACCGCGCCAGCACAGCACGTCATTGCTTACCTCAGGACCGGGGAGATATTCCATCACGATCAGTCGCTGCTGGGCAGCGTCCCGCTCGTACAGCTCCATGGCCTTGAGGTAGAGCTCCGGGTGCATCTCTCGCTTCTCGGGAGTATCCAGCATAGTCGAGGGCTGCTCCGCTTCCCTCAAGTGCCAGTAGCCCTCACCGTTGACACCCACCACGGGCTTGACGCACACTGCCTGACCGTTGGCGTGCCGACGAGCGTACTCGCTGGCAACACCAGTAGCCCCTATCACTTCAGTGGTGTCAGCCCGAAATGGGTCGTCACCAAGCCATTCAGCGAATCGTGCCTTGTCGTCAACAAGTGCGATCACCTCTGGAGTCGCGGCAGCATGCACCTCAGCGTTCACGTCGCTGAGATCGTAATGCGCAGCACGCTGAGGCCACAGCGCATCCACGCCATTGGCCTCGATGAGTCGGTTGATTGCTCTGATACCCTCGGGTGTCGACAGGCTGGGGTAGTCCAAAATCGACGTTCCCTCGATAGGCTGCTTCCCCGTGCTGATGATACTGAGGCTGGGCGCAGCGGCCAGCATCCGCGGAACGATCTCGCGGCGGCCAAAACCACGCTCTACCCACAGTCGCACGTCCGAAGACACCCCGCCACCAGAAAACATGTTCCTGTCCTCTCACTGTTGTGTCTGAGCTATGACTACTTATTTTTATACCCTATTTTCACCGTTTAGTCAATAGATGTATGATATACACCTATTGACTCCTTA carries:
- a CDS encoding HpcH/HpaI aldolase/citrate lyase family protein gives rise to the protein MKRNAVMHPTLYTPATTSASKLVNLTNGRVAGVWRVVLCTEDSIRPDDVPVALATLRTVLKGMDSTSGVETFVRVRNPEVMARVLDLPDVDKLHGFVLPKADPTSFPEYADQVAKTDRFRLMPILESPLMTDNNFRATLRMVLSDKRYHSLIDCVRIGANDLMGHLGIRRDDTSLTVYDTPVGVTIFEIINEFRGLAGFTVTAPVFECYAPEYDELLRREVRRNIMNGLFGQTVIHPRHIRIIRDMYKVSKKDLKSARGIMKDSTAVRGVEGKMDERATHLKWAQTVLDRHSLFGDSAVSHAMDEILD
- a CDS encoding ATP-grasp domain-containing protein yields the protein MFSGGGVSSDVRLWVERGFGRREIVPRMLAAAPSLSIISTGKQPIEGTSILDYPSLSTPEGIRAINRLIEANGVDALWPQRAAHYDLSDVNAEVHAAATPEVIALVDDKARFAEWLGDDPFRADTTEVIGATGVASEYARRHANGQAVCVKPVVGVNGEGYWHLREAEQPSTMLDTPEKREMHPELYLKAMELYERDAAQQRLIVMEYLPGPEVSNDVLCWRGIPLLHAARTKLGNHTQRIQSDHPTIPHAYRVAEELKLHGVVSMQYRLDAEGTWKMLEVNPRPAAGSINSEDAGFSILTGWAKLVGKLAGPSDLAQFHGDVTLAVKRIAQVVR
- a CDS encoding phosphoribosyltransferase family protein, which produces MPTNTESVLHHALALYGLTVVDGEFLAENSATALPFRPWEYSSFKYGRRDIAEHYGKALAGMIIDHLGPMVCGNQEIVILGTPYKRVPNAARMLAIGAQRHMRAAGLPVTYTYIYQHRLVEGDYSKLSVEQRELRNKQKKRYVDPDDFAGRHVVVIDDIRITGSIERSIIRLLGGIPVLSTSIVNLVRLDPDAAKREPQLESKLNHCAMKGLRDLLGLMSQRDQFVLTTRAVKYILESSEEDIHWLLGQLDDNQIAALYEAIVDEGYDVMQCYRSKFSLVCDAHL